In Desulfobacterales bacterium, a single genomic region encodes these proteins:
- a CDS encoding 4'-phosphopantetheinyl transferase superfamily protein — MGLKNKSDTIFPVILAVPETDRRLKGREKTIALSGYARRALELSSQKNGIILAQLLKEENGAPLPFSGNHWSLSHKSAYVGGVAAGFRIGIDIERIRPIQKALYRRTATDDEWRLSSEAPLQLFFRYWTAKEAVLKAAAIGLKDLTKCRIGKVLDEHHLIVDYLDKPWLVAQVFFDGHVAAVVSPVREVQWTLVTENGRQSRITTVRSITKS; from the coding sequence ATGGGTCTGAAAAATAAGTCCGATACGATCTTTCCGGTGATCCTGGCGGTTCCGGAAACGGACCGGCGCCTGAAAGGGAGAGAAAAAACGATTGCGTTGAGCGGCTACGCCCGACGCGCCCTGGAATTGTCGTCTCAAAAAAACGGCATCATTTTAGCGCAGCTGTTAAAGGAAGAAAACGGCGCGCCGCTTCCGTTTAGCGGCAACCACTGGTCTCTGTCTCACAAATCCGCCTATGTCGGCGGGGTGGCCGCCGGATTTCGGATCGGCATCGACATCGAACGAATCCGACCGATCCAGAAAGCCCTTTACCGCAGGACAGCCACGGATGACGAGTGGCGCCTCTCCAGCGAGGCGCCTTTACAGCTTTTTTTTCGTTACTGGACGGCCAAGGAAGCAGTGCTTAAAGCGGCCGCCATCGGTCTAAAGGATCTTACCAAATGCCGTATCGGCAAGGTGCTTGACGAACATCACCTGATAGTGGATTATTTGGATAAACCCTGGCTGGTGGCGCAGGTCTTTTTTGACGGTCATGTGGCTGCAGTCGTCAGTCCCGTCCGGGAGGTTCAATGGACGCTGGTGACCGAAAACGGTCGACAAAGTAGAATCACAACGGTACGTTCTATCACTAAAAGTTAA
- a CDS encoding MBL fold metallo-hydrolase, with protein sequence MQVTFYGGVREVTGSMHVLANETDRILLDCGMFQGRRKESEEKNKTLPFDPGIITNVVLSHAHIDHSGRIPLLTKQNFSGRIVCTRVAADACEYLLLDAGHIQESDAKYLNYKSLRALLYQMSLSPRTQKLSKTKEKKIKQLLKKNRHELNTEAINSLMDKYRLERVRPIYTIEDAEKALTYFDGYPYQHEVVIGKDLSCTFYEAGHILGSAITIIKARENGRAYNICYTGDIGRFNKPILKDPNLKFSDDDLDIDLLIMESTYGDRFHDPVEDISSQLKAVLTDTVERGGTLVIPAFAYGRTQELIYTLHELYNQGDVPKVPIYVDSPLATKLTRIFGEHPEVYDRETHETFLQKGQNPFSFEQMHFVGSVEESMALNRDEKPHIVISASGMCEAGRILHHLRYKIHNEKNTILIVGFMAQHTLGRRIHELGEAYAAAGRSGEPPLVKILNKEYPLKAQVVKLGGFSAHADKTEMLRFLKDSKFRIKKIAAVHGEEEQTLAFEKFLENEGFDVIVPRAGETVQIR encoded by the coding sequence ATGCAGGTGACTTTTTATGGCGGGGTTCGGGAAGTAACCGGATCGATGCATGTGCTGGCAAACGAAACCGATCGTATTCTGCTGGATTGCGGCATGTTTCAGGGACGTCGCAAAGAGAGTGAAGAAAAAAACAAAACCCTTCCCTTTGATCCCGGCATTATCACCAATGTGGTGCTTTCCCATGCGCATATCGACCATTCCGGCCGGATCCCGCTCCTGACCAAGCAGAATTTCAGCGGCCGGATTGTCTGCACCCGGGTTGCGGCCGATGCCTGCGAGTATCTCCTGCTGGACGCCGGCCACATCCAGGAGTCGGATGCCAAGTACCTCAACTATAAGTCCCTGCGGGCGCTGTTATATCAGATGAGCTTGTCGCCACGGACTCAAAAGCTTTCAAAAACAAAGGAAAAAAAGATCAAGCAGCTTCTCAAGAAAAACCGACATGAGCTGAATACCGAAGCCATCAATTCGCTCATGGATAAATATCGCCTGGAGCGGGTCCGGCCGATTTACACCATCGAAGATGCCGAAAAGGCGCTGACCTACTTTGACGGTTATCCCTACCAGCACGAGGTGGTCATCGGTAAAGATCTGAGCTGCACTTTTTATGAAGCCGGCCACATTCTGGGATCGGCCATCACCATTATCAAGGCCCGGGAAAACGGACGCGCCTATAACATCTGCTACACCGGTGATATCGGGCGTTTCAACAAACCGATCCTGAAAGACCCGAACCTGAAATTTTCCGACGATGATTTGGATATCGACCTGCTGATTATGGAAAGCACCTATGGAGACCGCTTTCATGATCCGGTGGAAGATATTTCCAGTCAGCTTAAAGCGGTTCTGACGGACACCGTGGAACGGGGCGGGACCCTGGTGATCCCGGCCTTTGCCTACGGCCGCACCCAGGAGTTGATCTATACTCTGCACGAACTTTACAACCAGGGGGATGTGCCCAAGGTGCCGATTTATGTGGACAGCCCGCTGGCAACCAAGCTGACCCGGATTTTCGGCGAGCACCCGGAAGTATATGATCGCGAGACCCATGAGACCTTTCTGCAAAAAGGCCAAAACCCGTTTTCTTTTGAACAGATGCATTTTGTCGGATCGGTGGAAGAATCCATGGCCCTGAACCGTGATGAGAAACCGCACATTGTGATTTCCGCCTCAGGCATGTGCGAAGCCGGGCGGATTCTGCATCATCTGCGCTACAAGATCCATAATGAGAAAAACACGATTCTGATTGTGGGCTTCATGGCCCAGCATACCCTCGGCCGGCGCATTCACGAGCTGGGCGAGGCCTATGCGGCCGCCGGCCGCAGCGGGGAACCGCCCCTGGTGAAAATTCTCAACAAAGAATATCCCCTAAAGGCACAGGTAGTGAAGCTGGGCGGGTTCAGCGCCCATGCCGATAAAACTG